The Gemmatimonadaceae bacterium genome window below encodes:
- a CDS encoding DUF1569 domain-containing protein → MPTLANAANRDALIARLERLSPDAPAAWGRMNAPQMLAHCADALRMGLGDLPVQSKHATIPRMAVFKWLFLNVLPFPKSAPTAKELVSRAPESWETERAQLIELMQRVGGDAARSVSAEHPLFGPLSRAQWGQLAWKHLDHHLRQFGA, encoded by the coding sequence ATGCCTACGCTGGCCAATGCCGCCAACCGCGACGCCCTCATTGCGCGCCTTGAACGACTCTCGCCGGACGCACCAGCGGCGTGGGGGCGCATGAACGCTCCGCAGATGCTGGCGCATTGCGCGGACGCCCTGCGCATGGGTCTGGGAGACCTGCCGGTTCAATCCAAGCACGCGACCATTCCACGCATGGCGGTGTTCAAGTGGTTGTTCCTGAATGTGCTGCCATTCCCCAAGAGTGCGCCGACGGCGAAAGAGCTCGTCAGTCGCGCGCCCGAGTCCTGGGAGACCGAACGAGCGCAACTGATCGAGCTCATGCAGCGCGTTGGCGGCGATGCCGCGCGGTCAGTGTCTGCCGAGCATCCGCTGTTTGGTCCGCTGAGCCGCGCGCAGTGGGGGCAGTTGGCGTGGAAGCACCTCGATCATCATTTGCGACAATTCGGGGCGTGA
- a CDS encoding MerR family transcriptional regulator, with the protein MTRTVHEASAPDNEAPLKVGALAARTGVSVRTLHHYDAIGLLTPSMRTPSGHRLYVHADIARLQQIQSLRLTGLSLDEIRALLDGPGASAQHVVRLQLDRLEQQIVLQQRLVGRLKLLAQQLDAAAHIPMDELCRMIESTTMMDKYFTPAQLNAMHARSETLGVERVRAVEHAWAEVIPAVRAHMARNTPPTDTALQSLARRWRTLVTELTGGDREIARNARRMYQEEHAAISAGQATMPDPAMFAFMNDVFREIGGGPG; encoded by the coding sequence GTGACCCGCACTGTGCACGAGGCCAGCGCGCCCGACAACGAGGCTCCACTCAAAGTTGGCGCGCTGGCGGCGCGTACCGGCGTCTCTGTGCGCACCTTGCATCACTACGACGCCATCGGGTTGCTCACGCCGTCCATGCGGACGCCGTCAGGACATCGCCTCTACGTGCACGCCGACATCGCGCGACTGCAGCAGATCCAGTCGCTGCGCCTGACGGGGCTCTCGCTCGACGAAATTCGCGCACTGCTGGACGGCCCGGGGGCCTCTGCGCAACACGTTGTGCGGTTGCAGTTGGACCGACTGGAGCAGCAGATCGTGTTGCAGCAGCGACTGGTCGGTCGACTCAAGCTGTTGGCGCAACAGCTCGACGCGGCCGCCCACATCCCGATGGATGAACTGTGCCGCATGATTGAGTCCACCACCATGATGGACAAGTACTTCACGCCCGCACAATTGAACGCGATGCACGCCCGCAGCGAGACGCTGGGTGTCGAGCGCGTTCGCGCCGTGGAACACGCCTGGGCGGAGGTGATTCCTGCCGTACGGGCCCATATGGCCCGGAATACGCCGCCTACGGACACGGCGCTGCAGTCGCTGGCACGGCGCTGGCGCACACTCGTGACTGAACTCACGGGCGGCGATCGCGAAATCGCCCGGAACGCACGCCGGATGTATCAGGAGGAGCACGCGGCTATCAGCGCCGGTCAGGCGACCATGCCGGATCCTGCGATGTTTGCGTTCATGAACGACGTCTTCCGCGAAATCGGTGGTGGTCCGGGGTAA
- a CDS encoding HEAT repeat domain-containing protein yields the protein MDPNTEALVADLLDPDKNVRIKAALALGELADIEALPALLARLGAEPDFFVRDNLVWAVVRMGHAAVPSVINLLGDDDGTVRYLAAHTLSKFADARALDALTAALDDADPLVAQKATYALGRIRDERSLPALLARLGQGSREARTTLNDALEAFGEALVPALLPLLAGANTPTRVDAVDLLGTIGGPAAADLLSAASADAEWEVRFAAVNALGSVDGLVVRSALELASNDSHPHVRLLAQRLVQRNV from the coding sequence TTGGACCCGAACACCGAAGCGCTGGTCGCCGACCTGCTCGACCCGGACAAGAACGTGCGTATCAAGGCGGCGCTCGCGCTGGGCGAGCTGGCCGACATCGAGGCACTGCCCGCGCTCCTGGCCAGACTCGGCGCGGAACCAGACTTCTTTGTGCGCGACAACCTCGTGTGGGCGGTGGTGCGCATGGGCCACGCCGCCGTGCCATCTGTCATCAATTTGCTTGGTGACGATGACGGCACCGTGCGGTATCTCGCGGCACACACCCTCAGCAAGTTCGCAGACGCGCGGGCGCTGGACGCGCTCACCGCTGCGCTCGACGATGCCGACCCGTTGGTGGCACAGAAGGCGACCTACGCGCTGGGTCGCATCCGTGACGAGCGGTCGCTGCCGGCGCTGCTGGCGCGACTCGGCCAGGGATCGCGCGAGGCCCGCACCACGTTGAACGATGCACTCGAAGCGTTCGGCGAAGCGCTGGTGCCGGCCCTGCTGCCGCTCCTTGCTGGCGCCAATACTCCAACGCGGGTTGACGCGGTGGACCTGCTCGGAACGATCGGCGGACCGGCCGCCGCCGACCTGCTGAGCGCGGCGTCAGCCGACGCGGAATGGGAAGTGCGCTTCGCGGCCGTAAATGCGCTGGGTAGCGTGGATGGTCTCGTTGTCAGGTCCGCGCTGGAACTGGCCTCGAACGACAGTCATCCACATGTCCGACTCCTCGCCCAACGATTAGTGCAGCGAAACGTCTAG
- a CDS encoding cation:proton antiporter, with the protein MPHDTALLFTIAGAFAAAFLLGFGASKIGLPPLVGYLVAGIMLGPHSPGFVGDVGLASQLAEIGVILLMFGVGLHFSPGDLMRVRGIALPGALLQMAVAIALGAGLALSWGWTVSAAIVFGLALSVASTVVVLRVLDSRGLLDSIDGRIAVGWLVVEDLAVVLALVLLPAILKAVGGASAMNTMPSGGVTWAITLTVIKLSAFILLMGVVGRRAVPWLLTHVARSGSRELFTLAVLAVALGVAVGSAALFGVSFALGAFVAGMVISESDLSYRAAADALPLQDAFAVLFFVSVGMLIDPLVLLMEPLRLVETVAVVLIGNTVASTVLMVLLRHPLRASIRLGASLGQIGEFSFILAALGVSLGVLSEDARSLLLGAALLTIALNPLVFAVLDRLGAWIASHPRLLDHLERQKAPRVMATDLHVAMLPDHAILVGYGRVGRTIGDAMQRMGVPFVAIEQDRRVVEAMRTIGVSTIYGDATLSGILGYAHPERARLLVVASPDPYHARHIISLARSKNPAIDVIVRTHSDQEQQLFESMGVSKALMGERELAFGMAYHSLRALGAEDDRADDIVQQLRGGARMPTQEFSTLMPPPAPSGRKA; encoded by the coding sequence GTGCCCCACGATACCGCCCTCCTCTTCACCATCGCCGGCGCCTTCGCCGCGGCGTTCCTGCTGGGCTTTGGCGCATCAAAGATCGGCCTGCCGCCGTTGGTGGGCTATCTCGTCGCTGGGATCATGCTGGGCCCGCACTCTCCGGGGTTCGTGGGCGATGTCGGCCTGGCCTCGCAGTTGGCCGAAATTGGCGTAATCCTGTTGATGTTTGGCGTCGGCCTGCACTTCTCTCCCGGCGACCTGATGCGCGTGCGTGGCATCGCGTTGCCGGGTGCGTTGTTGCAGATGGCGGTGGCGATTGCTTTGGGTGCCGGCTTGGCCCTGTCGTGGGGTTGGACCGTGTCCGCCGCTATCGTGTTCGGACTCGCGCTGTCGGTTGCCAGTACTGTCGTCGTGTTGCGCGTTCTCGATTCGCGCGGGCTGCTCGATTCCATCGATGGTCGCATCGCGGTGGGATGGCTGGTGGTGGAGGATCTGGCCGTCGTGCTGGCGCTGGTCTTGCTGCCGGCGATTCTGAAGGCGGTCGGTGGTGCGAGTGCCATGAACACCATGCCGTCGGGCGGTGTGACATGGGCCATCACGCTGACCGTGATCAAGTTGTCGGCGTTCATTCTGTTGATGGGCGTGGTAGGGCGTCGCGCCGTGCCATGGCTTCTCACACACGTTGCGCGCAGCGGTTCACGCGAGTTGTTCACGTTGGCGGTGCTGGCGGTCGCGTTGGGTGTGGCAGTCGGGTCGGCCGCGCTGTTTGGCGTATCATTTGCACTGGGCGCGTTTGTCGCGGGCATGGTGATCAGCGAGTCGGATCTCTCCTATCGTGCCGCCGCCGATGCGCTGCCGCTGCAGGACGCGTTCGCGGTGTTGTTCTTCGTCTCGGTGGGCATGCTCATCGATCCGTTGGTCCTGCTGATGGAACCACTGCGTCTCGTGGAAACCGTTGCCGTAGTGCTCATTGGCAACACGGTGGCGTCGACGGTGCTGATGGTGCTGTTGCGTCATCCGTTGCGGGCCTCCATCCGGCTGGGCGCGAGTCTCGGACAGATCGGCGAATTCTCCTTCATTCTGGCGGCGCTTGGCGTGTCGCTGGGGGTGCTGTCGGAAGACGCGCGCAGCCTGTTGCTTGGTGCGGCGCTGCTGACGATTGCGCTCAATCCGCTGGTGTTCGCGGTGCTCGACCGCCTTGGAGCCTGGATTGCCTCGCATCCGCGGCTGCTTGATCACCTGGAGCGACAGAAGGCGCCGCGCGTCATGGCGACCGACCTGCATGTAGCCATGCTGCCGGACCACGCGATTTTGGTGGGTTACGGGCGGGTGGGTCGCACCATCGGCGACGCGATGCAGCGGATGGGCGTGCCGTTCGTCGCCATCGAGCAGGATCGCCGAGTGGTGGAAGCAATGCGCACGATTGGTGTCAGCACCATCTACGGCGATGCCACCCTGTCAGGCATTCTGGGGTACGCGCATCCCGAGCGCGCGCGATTGCTGGTGGTGGCGTCGCCCGATCCGTACCATGCGCGGCACATCATTTCGCTGGCACGCTCCAAGAATCCGGCCATCGATGTCATTGTGCGAACGCACAGTGATCAGGAGCAGCAGTTGTTCGAGTCGATGGGAGTCAGCAAAGCGCTGATGGGCGAACGGGAACTGGCGTTCGGGATGGCGTACCACAGTCTGCGCGCGCTTGGCGCCGAGGACGATCGCGCGGATGACATCGTGCAGCAGCTGCGTGGCGGCGCCCGCATGCCGACGCAGGAGTTCAGCACGTTGATGCCTCCGCCGGCGCCGTCAGGTCGCAAGGCGTAA
- a CDS encoding alkaline phosphatase D family protein, producing the protein MDRRDFLADVTRAAALCAVVPNVWRVTSRPRLVDDPFTLGVSSGDPTATGGVLWTRLAPRPFEPDGGMDGRPVVTWEVADDDGFKKIVKTGRATAGPELSYSVHVNVDGLAPDRWYFYRFQTGQAASQTGRFRTAPADGALTPLRMAVASCQRWDQGLFTAYEHMAKEELDLVTHLGDYIYEGSSPSTAVRMHQGLEVRTVDDYRRRYAQYKTDPALQAAHARCPWVLTWDDHEVDNNYAGLMGENEMESIEQMRARRAAAYQAWWEHQPVRVPRATSWADLTITRTINWGALARFWMLDTRQYRDDQACGDGTKAVPCGDWAEPRRGLMGAAQEKWLVDGLGASKSRWQVLGNQVMMGPYDSGPGAETRVSMDQWSGYPVARDRLLNAIAERAPNRTVVLTGDIHTHWVNELRSGFMQPDRPVVAAEFVGTSISSDGDGFGEPNERMRTQLAENTHIKWHHNRRGYISCTVDERQWQAEYRTVAYVTKPGAPVETPSRWRVMHGRAGIERL; encoded by the coding sequence ATGGACCGCCGAGACTTTCTAGCCGATGTGACGCGCGCCGCTGCCCTCTGCGCCGTCGTTCCCAACGTGTGGCGTGTGACGTCACGCCCGCGCCTCGTCGATGACCCGTTCACACTGGGCGTTTCGTCCGGCGATCCCACCGCGACCGGCGGCGTGCTCTGGACTCGGCTGGCGCCGCGCCCCTTCGAGCCTGATGGCGGCATGGACGGACGACCCGTTGTGACGTGGGAAGTGGCCGACGACGACGGCTTCAAGAAGATCGTGAAGACCGGACGCGCCACCGCGGGCCCCGAGTTGTCGTACAGTGTGCACGTGAACGTGGACGGTCTGGCCCCCGATCGCTGGTATTTCTACCGTTTTCAGACGGGACAGGCGGCCAGCCAGACTGGACGCTTCCGCACGGCGCCCGCTGATGGCGCGTTGACCCCGCTGCGGATGGCGGTCGCCAGTTGCCAACGATGGGATCAGGGCCTCTTCACGGCCTACGAGCACATGGCGAAGGAGGAACTCGACCTCGTCACCCATCTCGGTGACTACATCTACGAAGGCTCAAGCCCGAGCACTGCCGTCCGCATGCATCAGGGGCTGGAAGTGCGCACGGTCGACGACTATCGACGGCGCTACGCGCAATACAAGACCGATCCGGCGCTGCAGGCCGCGCACGCGCGCTGCCCGTGGGTGCTCACGTGGGACGATCACGAGGTCGACAACAACTACGCCGGATTGATGGGCGAAAATGAGATGGAGTCGATCGAGCAAATGCGCGCGCGCCGCGCAGCGGCCTATCAGGCGTGGTGGGAACACCAGCCCGTGCGCGTGCCGCGCGCGACGTCATGGGCCGACCTGACCATCACCCGCACCATCAATTGGGGCGCGCTGGCGCGGTTCTGGATGCTGGACACCAGGCAGTATCGCGATGATCAGGCCTGCGGCGATGGCACGAAGGCCGTTCCCTGCGGCGACTGGGCCGAGCCCCGGCGTGGCCTCATGGGTGCGGCGCAGGAGAAGTGGCTAGTCGACGGATTGGGCGCGTCGAAGTCACGGTGGCAGGTACTGGGCAATCAAGTGATGATGGGGCCGTACGACAGTGGACCCGGTGCGGAAACGCGCGTGTCCATGGACCAGTGGAGCGGCTATCCGGTGGCCCGCGATCGACTGCTCAATGCCATTGCCGAACGCGCGCCCAATCGTACCGTGGTGCTCACCGGCGACATCCACACGCATTGGGTGAACGAACTGCGCAGCGGTTTCATGCAACCCGATCGACCGGTGGTCGCGGCGGAATTCGTGGGCACCAGCATCTCCTCGGACGGGGATGGCTTTGGCGAGCCCAACGAGCGCATGCGCACGCAGTTGGCCGAGAACACGCACATCAAGTGGCACCACAACCGGCGCGGCTACATCAGCTGCACCGTCGATGAAAGACAGTGGCAGGCCGAGTATCGCACGGTCGCCTACGTGACGAAACCGGGGGCACCCGTCGAAACTCCGTCACGCTGGCGCGTGATGCACGGCAGAGCCGGGATCGAGCGCCTGTAG
- a CDS encoding right-handed parallel beta-helix repeat-containing protein yields the protein MKVPLRALRELGGSVLLTVALVVPICATAQATPTVAPHAGLVITRSTRLTPGTYRLAAPASMDSALITVRGDGITLDMRGVVLEGIAPTADPDRARGIAIRIEGGRNVRVLGATVRGYKVALLARKTQQLALDGNNFSYNWKPRLFSLVEHESLADWLSYHHNEQDEWLRFGAGIYLADVRGGTITGNRVEQGMNGLMLVRSDSLDIRDNDFSFNSGLGIGMYRASANTIVGNRIDYNVRGYSHGFYRRGQDSAGILMFEQCLRNVVAFNSVTHGGDGLFIWAGQTTMDTGVGGVNDNMFYANDFSFAPTNGMEATFSRNDFLANRIEGSDHGLWGGYSYSSRVIGNCFIRNRIGIAIEHGQDNVIQRNRFEGDARGDSIGISLWANPIEPGDWGYPKHRDTKSRDYSITRNDFVGVRRPWTILQSASIDTSGNIGRTLDSACDPAVLMRESGASAPVISRAPVTWPRRAVADRDRSAIIVDEWGPFDWRSPRLWPLDSLHATPLRLRVVGPAGRWRVVSLRGVSAISRRAGVVGDTLVVTPHRDSLGDVSVQLVYVGDATISPRGMRSVAGVSVPFGFTFFQPKQDWNVRVFAWSDSTDPRTKPAAFDALLRGTPVVTRSQSRLDWMWSRPSTAGVPASHMALEATSLVSLPAGAHTLRTLSDDAIRVWVDGKLVIDHWTPHETTADYARLTGGTHQIRVQHMQVDGWTELRMDFLRGTQGHSTGSAGPH from the coding sequence GTGAAAGTACCACTTCGCGCACTTCGCGAACTTGGCGGTTCAGTGCTGTTAACCGTCGCACTCGTAGTGCCCATTTGTGCAACCGCGCAGGCCACACCGACTGTCGCACCACACGCCGGCCTCGTGATCACGCGCTCCACGCGCCTCACCCCAGGCACGTACCGTCTCGCGGCGCCCGCCTCGATGGACAGTGCGCTCATCACCGTACGAGGCGACGGCATTACGCTCGACATGCGCGGCGTAGTGCTGGAAGGCATCGCGCCAACGGCCGACCCGGACCGCGCGCGCGGTATCGCCATTCGCATTGAGGGCGGACGCAACGTGCGTGTGCTGGGCGCCACCGTCCGCGGCTACAAAGTTGCTCTCCTCGCGCGCAAAACGCAGCAACTGGCACTCGACGGCAACAACTTCAGCTACAACTGGAAGCCTCGCTTGTTCAGCCTGGTGGAACACGAGAGTCTCGCCGACTGGCTGTCGTATCACCACAACGAGCAGGACGAGTGGTTGCGTTTTGGCGCCGGCATCTATCTCGCGGATGTGCGTGGCGGCACGATCACCGGGAACCGGGTGGAGCAGGGCATGAACGGCCTGATGCTGGTACGCAGCGACTCGCTGGACATTCGCGACAACGACTTCTCGTTCAATTCGGGGTTGGGCATAGGCATGTATCGCGCCAGCGCGAACACCATTGTTGGCAATCGCATCGACTACAACGTGCGGGGGTACAGCCATGGGTTCTACCGCCGCGGGCAGGACTCGGCGGGGATCCTGATGTTTGAGCAGTGCTTGCGCAACGTGGTGGCGTTCAATTCCGTGACGCACGGCGGCGACGGCCTGTTCATCTGGGCGGGCCAGACCACCATGGATACGGGCGTTGGCGGGGTGAACGACAACATGTTCTACGCGAACGATTTCAGCTTCGCGCCCACCAACGGCATGGAAGCCACGTTCAGTCGCAACGACTTCCTGGCCAATCGCATCGAGGGCAGTGATCACGGCCTGTGGGGCGGTTATAGCTACAGCTCGCGCGTCATTGGCAACTGCTTCATCCGCAATCGCATCGGTATTGCCATCGAGCATGGGCAGGACAACGTGATTCAGCGCAATCGCTTTGAGGGAGATGCGCGCGGCGACAGCATTGGCATCAGTTTGTGGGCCAACCCCATTGAGCCCGGTGACTGGGGGTATCCGAAACACCGCGACACGAAGAGTCGGGACTATTCCATCACGCGCAACGACTTTGTGGGCGTGCGTCGCCCGTGGACGATTCTGCAGTCGGCGTCGATTGACACGAGCGGCAATATCGGACGGACGTTGGACTCGGCGTGTGATCCCGCGGTGCTCATGCGGGAGTCAGGCGCAAGCGCGCCGGTGATCAGTCGAGCACCGGTCACGTGGCCGCGTCGCGCGGTGGCCGATCGGGATCGCTCGGCCATCATTGTGGACGAATGGGGACCCTTTGACTGGCGGTCGCCCAGGCTGTGGCCGCTGGACAGCCTTCACGCGACCCCGCTGCGGTTGCGCGTGGTGGGACCGGCGGGGCGCTGGCGTGTGGTGTCGCTGCGCGGCGTGTCTGCCATTTCGCGTCGGGCCGGCGTTGTGGGCGACACGCTGGTGGTGACGCCGCATCGGGACAGTCTGGGCGACGTGTCCGTGCAGCTTGTTTACGTCGGTGACGCTACGATATCGCCGCGCGGCATGCGGAGCGTCGCTGGTGTATCCGTTCCGTTCGGGTTCACGTTCTTTCAGCCGAAGCAGGATTGGAACGTGCGCGTGTTTGCGTGGAGCGACAGCACCGATCCGCGCACGAAACCGGCGGCATTCGACGCGCTGCTGCGCGGCACGCCTGTCGTCACGAGGTCGCAGTCGCGGCTGGACTGGATGTGGTCGCGTCCGTCGACTGCCGGTGTGCCGGCATCGCACATGGCGCTGGAGGCGACCAGTCTGGTGTCGTTGCCGGCCGGTGCCCACACGTTGCGCACGCTCAGCGACGATGCGATCCGCGTGTGGGTGGATGGCAAACTGGTGATCGACCATTGGACGCCGCATGAAACGACGGCGGATTACGCGCGGCTTACCGGTGGTACCCACCAGATCCGCGTGCAGCACATGCAGGTGGACGGTTGGACGGAGTTGCGGATGGATTTCCTGCGCGGGACGCAAGGTCATTCGACGGGTTCGGCCGGCCCGCACTGA
- a CDS encoding DUF4256 domain-containing protein yields MEKNALNAAQRAELIKTLQARFSGNLRRHQGIEWSDVEARLKAHPAKLDILAAMERSGGEPDVIGRETKTGEFRFCDCAAESPAGRRSLCYDRAALNARKENKPGGTAVDMASEIGIEMLSEAEYRALQTLGEFDRKTSSWVHTPEKIRALGGAIFCDRRYEQVFVYHNGAESYYAARGFRGQFRV; encoded by the coding sequence ATGGAAAAGAACGCCTTGAACGCCGCGCAACGCGCCGAGCTGATCAAGACACTCCAAGCCCGTTTCTCTGGCAATCTCCGGCGCCATCAGGGGATCGAATGGAGCGACGTGGAGGCCCGACTGAAGGCGCATCCCGCGAAGCTCGACATTCTCGCGGCCATGGAACGGTCCGGCGGTGAACCCGACGTCATCGGTCGCGAGACGAAAACCGGCGAGTTCCGCTTTTGCGACTGCGCCGCGGAAAGTCCGGCCGGTCGTCGCAGTCTCTGCTATGACCGAGCCGCGCTCAACGCCAGAAAGGAAAACAAGCCCGGTGGCACCGCGGTGGACATGGCGTCCGAAATCGGGATTGAAATGCTCTCGGAAGCTGAGTATCGCGCGCTGCAGACGCTGGGTGAGTTTGACCGAAAAACGTCAAGCTGGGTGCACACCCCCGAAAAGATCAGGGCGCTGGGCGGCGCCATCTTCTGCGATCGTCGCTACGAGCAGGTTTTCGTTTACCACAACGGTGCCGAATCGTACTACGCCGCCCGCGGGTTTCGCGGTCAGTTCCGTGTGTAG
- a CDS encoding cytochrome-c peroxidase yields the protein MRRSMKLSLFLVVSVFLASCADQPTQPPAFAAPAAPAMSASDNRSTAALVRQLAASRGITALPHRPRVRESLVRLGQALAFDKVLSGNRDISCMTCHLPTLATGDGRSLSIGQGATGVGGERRHPQGIFIPRNAPPLFNLGAMRHLFWDGRIQRDASGRVVTPADADVTPAMQRTFEFGSVSAIGMFPVTNRAEMRADGGNELAAIPDDQNPRIWAALMRRLGAIPEYREMFEDAYPGERFSRMTFAHASNAIAGFLLDELSFDGSPWDRFLDGRDNALNREQLQGAQTFLSLKCSICHNGPTFSDEQFHNVAVAQFGPGKGNGPSGRDDFGRMNVTGLAADQYLFRTTPLRNVELTGPYGHDGALSSLRSFVEHYSESDRKLRAYDPSQLEPLLRGTLLPNADAILATRDTLLNGVVLTDELVGQLMAYMSALTDPAARDLRRIPPRHVPSRLPVDGAR from the coding sequence ATGCGGCGTTCCATGAAACTGTCCCTGTTCCTGGTGGTGTCGGTATTCCTCGCGTCCTGCGCGGACCAGCCCACCCAGCCACCAGCATTCGCCGCGCCAGCGGCGCCGGCGATGTCCGCATCGGACAACCGGTCGACGGCTGCTCTCGTTCGCCAACTCGCCGCCTCCCGCGGCATCACGGCGCTGCCGCATCGACCGCGCGTCCGCGAATCACTGGTGCGCCTTGGTCAGGCGCTCGCGTTCGACAAGGTGCTGAGCGGCAATCGCGATATCAGTTGCATGACCTGTCATCTGCCCACGCTGGCCACGGGAGATGGTCGCAGCCTGTCCATCGGCCAGGGTGCCACCGGTGTCGGCGGCGAGCGACGGCACCCGCAGGGCATCTTCATTCCCCGCAATGCCCCACCCCTCTTCAATCTGGGCGCCATGCGACACCTGTTCTGGGATGGTCGCATTCAACGCGATGCCTCGGGACGCGTGGTGACGCCGGCTGACGCGGACGTGACGCCCGCCATGCAACGCACATTCGAGTTCGGATCGGTCTCCGCGATCGGGATGTTTCCCGTGACCAACCGCGCCGAGATGCGCGCCGACGGCGGCAACGAGCTCGCCGCGATACCCGATGACCAGAATCCCCGCATCTGGGCCGCGCTCATGCGACGGCTGGGCGCCATTCCCGAGTATCGCGAGATGTTCGAGGACGCGTACCCGGGAGAGCGCTTCAGCCGCATGACCTTTGCGCATGCCTCCAACGCCATCGCCGGATTCCTGCTGGACGAGCTGAGTTTTGACGGCTCACCGTGGGATCGCTTTTTGGACGGGCGTGATAACGCGTTGAATCGCGAGCAACTGCAGGGCGCGCAGACGTTCCTGAGCCTCAAGTGCTCCATTTGTCATAACGGCCCGACGTTCAGCGATGAGCAGTTCCACAATGTGGCCGTGGCGCAGTTCGGGCCGGGCAAGGGCAACGGGCCATCGGGCCGAGACGACTTCGGACGCATGAACGTGACCGGGTTGGCCGCCGATCAGTACCTGTTCCGCACCACGCCACTGCGCAACGTCGAACTCACGGGACCGTACGGACATGATGGCGCGCTGTCGTCGTTGCGCAGCTTCGTGGAGCACTACAGCGAGTCGGACCGGAAACTCCGCGCGTACGATCCATCGCAGCTGGAACCGCTGCTGCGGGGCACGCTGTTACCCAATGCCGACGCTATCCTGGCCACGCGCGACACACTGCTGAACGGTGTGGTGTTGACCGACGAGTTGGTGGGCCAACTCATGGCCTATATGAGCGCCCTCACCGACCCGGCCGCCCGAGACCTGCGCCGCATACCCCCGCGCCACGTGCCCAGTCGCTTGCCGGTGGACGGGGCGCGATAA
- a CDS encoding efflux RND transporter periplasmic adaptor subunit, whose protein sequence is MTQSSSAPADLSKLRINRDAPPPGVRSALVRNLVLLLVVAALIVAAWWYLRARAVPVVQVATVGAPVGAGAGGSAGTTSVTANGYVVARTKASVSAKAAGRLAYLGVSEGSFVKQGVVIARLDNAEFQAGIAQAEANVAASDASLIEATSDRDQAVREANRQREVRAQNASLVSAQELDAANSRASQAEARVNASAARKRAAEAGLHLALANNDNTIIRAPFTGTVLRKDAEVGEVVAPSVGGGLTRGAVVTMADLATLEVEVDVNEAYIARISKGLKARITLDAYPDTSFRGAVRQVVPTADRQRATVQVKVSITDRDARILPEMGAKVDFLQPDTVPAGAARPVARPIVRVPQAAVREDGGKSVVWIVRGETLTRREIEAGPVSAGFREVRSGLTGGEQLLIGGVETPTEGMRVKIGP, encoded by the coding sequence ATGACCCAGTCCTCGTCTGCCCCAGCCGACCTCTCCAAGCTCCGTATCAATCGCGACGCGCCGCCGCCGGGCGTGCGCAGTGCACTGGTCCGAAATCTCGTCTTGTTGCTGGTGGTCGCCGCCCTGATAGTGGCCGCGTGGTGGTACCTGCGCGCTCGCGCAGTGCCGGTGGTGCAAGTCGCCACGGTTGGCGCGCCTGTCGGAGCCGGCGCTGGCGGTTCGGCGGGCACCACCAGTGTCACCGCGAACGGCTATGTCGTGGCGCGCACCAAGGCGTCGGTTTCGGCGAAAGCGGCGGGCCGACTAGCCTATCTGGGCGTCAGCGAAGGATCGTTCGTCAAGCAGGGGGTGGTGATCGCGCGCCTCGACAACGCCGAGTTCCAGGCGGGGATCGCGCAAGCGGAAGCGAATGTGGCGGCCAGCGATGCGAGTCTGATCGAGGCCACCTCCGATCGCGATCAGGCGGTGCGCGAAGCCAATCGGCAGCGCGAGGTGCGGGCGCAGAATGCCAGTCTGGTATCGGCGCAGGAGCTGGATGCGGCCAACAGCCGAGCCTCGCAGGCGGAGGCCCGCGTGAACGCGTCAGCGGCTCGGAAGCGTGCGGCGGAAGCGGGGCTCCATCTGGCGCTGGCCAATAACGACAACACAATCATCCGGGCACCGTTCACCGGCACGGTGCTGCGCAAGGATGCCGAAGTGGGCGAAGTGGTGGCACCGAGTGTGGGCGGTGGATTGACGCGCGGCGCGGTGGTGACGATGGCCGATCTTGCAACGCTTGAAGTGGAAGTAGACGTGAACGAGGCGTACATCGCGCGCATCAGCAAAGGTCTCAAGGCGCGCATCACGCTCGACGCGTATCCGGACACGTCGTTTCGCGGCGCGGTACGGCAGGTGGTGCCAACGGCCGACCGCCAACGCGCCACCGTGCAGGTGAAAGTCTCCATCACGGATCGAGACGCCCGCATTCTTCCGGAAATGGGTGCGAAGGTGGATTTTCTCCAGCCCGACACGGTACCAGCCGGCGCGGCGCGACCGGTGGCGCGCCCGATTGTGCGGGTGCCGCAGGCCGCCGTGCGCGAGGACGGCGGGAAAAGCGTGGTGTGGATTGTACGTGGCGAGACGCTTACCCGTCGTGAAATCGAGGCCGGGCCGGTCAGCGCAGGATTTCGTGAGGTCCGATCGGGATTGACTGGCGGCGAGCAATTGCTGATCGGTGGCGTGGAAACGCCCACGGAAGGGATGCGAGTCAAGATCGGACCGTAG